The following proteins come from a genomic window of Peromyscus eremicus chromosome 23, PerEre_H2_v1, whole genome shotgun sequence:
- the Ccl24 gene encoding C-C motif chemokine 24, with amino-acid sequence MAGPATIVASLLLVACTCCIFPTDSVTIPSSCCLSFVSKKIPGKLVVSYQLTNGSACRKAGVIFITKGGHKICSDPKLPWVRKHMQNLDAKRKQPPAGTKAQGTKFSVQRHHGNRLNRLSSVPELGRWP; translated from the exons ATGGCAGGCCCCGCCACCATCGTCGCCAGCCTTCTCCTGGTAGCTTGCACGTGTTGCATCTTCCCCACAG ACTCTGTGACCATCCCATCCTCCTGCTGCCTGTCCTTCGTTTCCAAGAAAATTCCAGGGAAGCTAGTGGTTAGCTACCAGTTGACCAATGGCAGCGCCTGCCGCAAGGCAGGGGTGAT CTTCATCACCAAGGGGGGCCACAAGATCTGTAGTGACCCCAAGTTGCCATGGGTCCGGAAGCACATGCAGAACCTGGATGCCAAGAGAAAGCAGCCTCCTGCAGGTACCAAGGCACAGGGCACCAAGTTTTCCGTCCAGAGACACCATGGCAACAGGCTTAATCGCCTCTCCTCTGTCCCTGAACTTGGACGCTGGCCTTGA